A genomic stretch from Coffea arabica cultivar ET-39 chromosome 10c, Coffea Arabica ET-39 HiFi, whole genome shotgun sequence includes:
- the LOC113715204 gene encoding transport inhibitor response 1-like protein — protein sequence MSSEDRSSEMSEDEERPPSSDPAAGVGGVKPPRSPSTVHGGDLPCSYISPNPDQVLENVLENVLCFLTSRRDRNAASLVCRSWYRAEALTRSDLFIGNCYAVSPGRVINRFKRVNSVAIKGKPRFADFSLLPADWGANFTPWVNSMAGAYRGLDKVYRGLEKVYLKRMSVADEDLAVLAHSFPNFKELVLVCCDGFGTNGLAIVASECRKIRVLDLIESELVEDEVDWISCFPQNGTCLESLIFDCVDSPINFEALERLVVKSPSLKKLRLNRQVTIVQLYRLIVRAPQLTHLGTGSFGPGEIVAQGEQEPDYVSAFAACKSLVCLSGFREINAHYLPAIVPVCANLTSLNLSYATISTEQLKSFIYHCHKLQTLWVLDSVCDEGLQAVAATCKDLHELRVFPIDPREDVEGPVSEVGLLAISEGCRKLQSILYFCQRMTNAAVVAMSKNCPDLVVFRLCIMGRHRPDHLTGEPMDEGFGAIVKNCKKLTRLAVSGLLTDKAFSYIGQYGKLVRTLSVAFAGDGDMSLKYLVEGCPNLQKLEIRDSPFGDLGLLAGLHHYYNMRFLWMSSCRVTRAGCSRIARQLPRLVVEVISSDDDGEGRDIGDYDDIEGRDVGDLVGTLYMYRSLDGPRADAPRFVNIL from the exons atGAGCAGTGAGGATCGCTCTTCCGAAATGTCAGAGGACGAGGAGCGGCCCCCATCCTCAGATCCCGCCGCTGGGGTCGGCGGAGTAAAGCCCCCACGTAGTCCCTCAACCGTTCACGGCGGCGATTTGCCCTGCTCCTATATATCCCCGAACCCAGATCAAGTCCTCGAGAATGTGCTGGAAAACGTGCTCTGTTTCTTGACCTCCAGGCGGGACCGCAACGCCGCCTCCCTGGTCTGCAGGTCATGGTACCGTGCGGAGGCTCTAACCAGATCCGACCTCTTCATTGGCAACTGCTATGCTGTGTCGCCTGGTCGGGTCATTAACCGGTTCAAGCGGGTCAACTCGGTGGCCATTAAAGGGAAGCCCAGGTTTGCTGATTTCAGCCTCTTGCCGGCGGATTGGGGGGCTAATTTCACCCCTTGGGTTAATTCTATGGCCGGGGCTTATCGGGGACTGGACAAAGTTTATCGGGGACTGGAGAAAGTTTATCTGAAGCGGATGTCCGTTGCTGATGAGGATCTGGCGGTGCTGGCTCACTCGTTCCCGAATTTCAAGGAGCTGGTTTTGGTTTGTTGTGATGGATTTGGGACTAATGGACTTGCTATTGTGGCCAGCGAGTGCAG GAAGATTAGAGTGCTCGATTTGATTGAGTCGGAGTTGGTAGAAGATGAAGTGGACTGGATTTCATGTTTTCCACAGAATGGAACATGTCTCGAGTCTTTGATATTTGACTGTGTGGACTCCCCTATTAATTTTGAGGCATTGGAGAGACTTGTGGTCAAGTCACCGTCTTTGAAGAAGCTTAGATTGAATCGACAAGTAACAATCGTGCAGCTCTATCGTTTGATTGTTCGAGCTCCACAGCTCACCCACTTGGGAACTGGTTCATTTGGCCCCGGAGAGATTGTTGCTCAGGGTGAACAGGAGCCAGACTACGTTTCTGCTTTTGCTGCATGCAAATCTCTAGTTTGCCTTTCTGGATTCAGAGAAATCAATGCTCATTATCTGCCTGCAATAGTTCCAGTGTGTGCTAACCTTACCTCTCTGAATCTTAGCTACGCCACAATCAGTACTGAACAACTGAAATCCTTTATCTATCATTGCCATAAGCTCCAGACTTTGTGG GTGCTTGACTCGGTGTGCGATGAAGGACTGCAGGCAGTGGCTGCAACATGTAAAGATCTCCATGAGCTTCGTGTTTTCCCAATTGATCCTCGAGAGGATGTCGAGGGACCTGTTTCTGAAGTGGGTCTTCTCGCAATATCTGAAGGCTGTAGGAAACTGCAATCTATTCTATATTTCTGCCAGAGAATGACAAATGCAGCTGTTGTAGCAATGTCAAAGAACTGTCCTGATCTTGTGGTATTCCGTCTTTGTATCATGGGAAGACACAGGCCTGACCATTTGACTGGAGAACCAATGGATGAAGGTTTTGGTGCCATTGTCAAGAATTGCAAGAAGCTCACTCGGCTTGCCGTGTCTGGTTTGCTCACTGACAAGGCTTTCAGTTATATTGGACAATATGGAAAACTAGTGAGGACCTTGTCTGTGGCTTTTGCTGGTGATGGGGACATGTCACTGAAGTATCTTGTTGAGGGCTGCCCAAATTTGCAGAAACTTGAGATAAGAGATAGCCCCTTTGGAGATTTGGGCTTGCTTGCTGGTCTACATCACTATTACAACATGAGGTTCCTGTGGATGTCGTCTTGTAGAGTAACTCGTGCAGGTTGCAGTCGAATTGCTCGCCAATTACCTCGCTTAGTAGTGGAAGTTATTAGCTCAGATGACGACGGAGAAGGAAGGGATATTGGTGATTATGACGACATAGAAGGAAGGGATGTTGGTGATCTTGTTGGGACATTATACATGTATAGGTCTCTTGATGGGCCAAGAGCTGATGCACCAAGATTCGTAAACATCCTGTGA
- the LOC113714613 gene encoding GEM-like protein 1 — MMDPNPKPNPKPEDHPHSADYAPYPKLDTQDITPPPPTTTDTWTSVPVGSDPPPPSSQPPQGPNPQTEPASYTAAPRSPQAPPPPAAHPLPGASAATSMPPESNPYVSPAPAGGSGSSVKNTVDSVKDVLGKWGKKAAEATKKGQDLAGNMWQHLKTGPSMADAAVGRIAQGTKIFAEGGYEKVFKQTFETAPEEKLLKYYACYLSTSAGPVMGVLYLSTAKLAFSSDNPLSYKVGEETQWSYYKVVIPLHQLKAVNSSTSKINSAEKYVQIISIDNHEFWFMGFVNYDSAVKNLQGALSAPLLQSA; from the exons ATGATGGATCCCAACCCAAAACCCAACCCGAAACCCGAAGATCATCCTCACTCCGCCGACTACGCTCCGTACCCGAAACTCGATACCCAAGACATAACTCCCCCTCCTCCCACCACTACCGACACCTGGACCTCCGTTCCTGTCGGGTcggatcctcctcctccctcGTCCCAACCACCGCAAGGTCCAAACCCACAAACAGAACCGGCGTCGTATACTGCTGCTCCCAGGTCTCCCCAAGCTCCACCACCACCTGCAGCTCATCCCCTCCCCGGCGCCTCTGCTGCAACCTCCATGCCACCTGAATCCAACCCCTACGTCTCTCCCGCTCCCGCCGGTGGCTCCGGGTCTTCGGTTAAAA ATACGGTGGACTCCGTAAAGGATGTGCTGGGGAAATGGGGAAAGAAGGCAGCAGAAGCCACGAAAAAGGGCCAGGATCTGGCTGGGAACATGTGGCAACATC TAAAAACGGGCCCAAGTATGGCTGATGCGGCTGTTGGAAGAATAGCTCAGGGAACAAAGATCTTTGCCGAAGGTGGTTATGAGAAAGTATTCAAACAAACATTTGAGACGGCCCCAGAAGAGAAACTTCTTAAATACTACGCCTGTTACCTGTCTACATCTGCTGGTCCTGTCATGGGAGTCCTCTATTTGTCAACTGCAAAGCTAGCATTTTCAAGTGATAATCCCCTTTCTTATAAAGTTGGTGAGGAGACTCAATGGAGCTATTATAAG GTGGTTATCCCGTTGCATCAGCTGAAAGCAGTTAATTCTTCAACAAGTAAAATCAATTCAGCTGAGAAGTATGTACAAATTATCTCCATTGACAACCATGAGTTTTGGTTCATGGGATTTGTAAACTATGATAGTGCAGTAAAAAATTTACAAGGTGCTTTGAGTGCTCCTCTCTTGCAGTCAGCCTGA